A single Acidaminococcus sp. DNA region contains:
- a CDS encoding lysophospholipid acyltransferase family protein, with the protein MLAYNLVKMISRIVCAQPQCLNRALASAVGELGWHVVPAWRQYMAVQNIKECLGVPEAEARRIAKESVTRFGRMLVEVLRYPLITKDNFRELVHFEGLEYLEQAYAEGHGVIMCTAHYGNWEMLGASMALLGYPILSITRKQNNGDMDRFINDYRQMVGQHVTYNHGNNSMLTIGRYLKEKHLVGILYDQDSAHTGEHLEFFGKPSRVPDGAAHLARVFKAPIVPLFMHNNDDGTLTAVIHPPLHAVKTADRKENVHVIMRELIAIAEDEIRRDPAMWFWVHDRWKDGRERYKKYKEGV; encoded by the coding sequence ATGCTTGCGTATAACCTCGTAAAAATGATAAGCCGAATTGTGTGCGCTCAGCCGCAGTGCCTTAACAGGGCACTTGCTTCCGCTGTCGGTGAGCTTGGCTGGCATGTGGTTCCGGCGTGGCGGCAGTATATGGCCGTTCAGAACATTAAGGAATGTCTTGGTGTACCAGAAGCAGAAGCCCGGCGTATTGCCAAGGAAAGTGTGACCCGTTTCGGACGGATGCTGGTGGAAGTACTTCGGTATCCCCTTATTACCAAGGACAATTTCCGCGAGCTTGTTCATTTTGAAGGATTGGAATATCTGGAGCAGGCTTATGCCGAAGGACACGGCGTCATCATGTGTACGGCACATTATGGCAACTGGGAGATGCTGGGCGCGTCGATGGCGCTCCTTGGTTATCCGATTTTGTCCATCACCCGTAAACAAAATAACGGGGACATGGACCGCTTCATCAATGACTACCGGCAGATGGTCGGTCAGCACGTGACGTATAATCACGGTAATAACAGCATGCTGACTATCGGACGGTATCTCAAGGAAAAACATCTGGTAGGAATTTTGTATGACCAGGATTCGGCCCATACAGGCGAACACCTTGAATTTTTTGGCAAGCCTTCCCGCGTACCTGACGGGGCGGCACATCTGGCGAGAGTCTTTAAAGCGCCGATTGTGCCTCTTTTTATGCACAACAATGACGACGGCACACTGACCGCTGTCATCCATCCTCCTCTCCATGCTGTAAAGACAGCTGACCGCAAAGAGAATGTTCATGTTATAATGAGAGAGTTGATAGCGATTGCGGAAGATGAAATCCGCCGTGACCCTGCCATGTGGTTTTGGGTTCACGATCGTTGGAAGGATGGACGGGAGAGATATAAAAAATATAAGGAAGGTGTCTGA
- the lpxC gene encoding UDP-3-O-acyl-N-acetylglucosamine deacetylase has translation MITEKQHTLLGPVSCDGVGLHSGKLVKMTLVPAPVDTGIVFVRTDLDGRPTVKASAENVSDTTRATTLSQNGAKVTTIEHVMAALAILKIDNCYIEMDSAEPPVGDGSAKGFIDPILKVGIKEQEKARCVYDIDHAFSHYDGDRSIVVLPYNGFRITFTSINPHPLLGTQVMDIEDQGDALAKEVGPARTVAFEEEIAQLQKMGLGLGGNLDNVVVFSKDGILSKPRFKDELIRHKILDVIGDMYLLGPIHAHIICMKSGHAFNDNVSRQIAAYRKKQEHKSRHTVCSQEIKTRSKNMITLGIQEIQKILPHRYPMLLVDRIVELEPMKRAVGIKNITFNEPQFMGHFPNNPIMPGVLLIEAMAQVGGVTLLYPEENRGKIAVFGKIDKVRFRRPIKPGDQLVTTAIITKIKGTMGVAHCEGTVDGEPACEGDFFFALTDNK, from the coding sequence ATGATTACAGAAAAACAACACACTTTGCTGGGGCCGGTATCTTGTGACGGGGTAGGTCTTCATTCGGGAAAACTCGTGAAGATGACATTGGTTCCGGCACCGGTGGATACAGGTATTGTATTTGTCAGAACAGATTTGGACGGAAGGCCGACAGTCAAGGCGTCGGCTGAGAATGTTTCCGATACGACACGAGCGACTACGCTCTCGCAGAATGGTGCCAAAGTAACCACTATCGAACACGTCATGGCAGCGCTTGCTATCCTGAAAATCGATAACTGTTACATTGAAATGGACAGCGCAGAGCCTCCCGTAGGGGATGGCAGTGCCAAGGGATTTATCGATCCTATCCTCAAGGTTGGGATAAAGGAACAGGAAAAGGCCCGATGCGTTTATGATATCGACCACGCCTTTAGTCACTATGATGGGGACCGCTCCATTGTCGTGCTTCCGTACAACGGGTTCCGCATTACCTTTACTTCCATCAATCCTCATCCGCTTTTGGGAACTCAGGTGATGGACATTGAGGATCAGGGCGATGCCCTCGCCAAAGAAGTGGGACCGGCACGGACCGTGGCCTTTGAAGAAGAAATTGCCCAGCTTCAAAAAATGGGACTGGGTTTGGGCGGCAACCTGGATAATGTGGTAGTCTTCAGTAAAGATGGCATCCTTTCCAAGCCGCGCTTTAAAGATGAACTGATTCGCCATAAGATTCTGGATGTAATCGGTGATATGTATCTGCTTGGACCGATTCACGCGCATATCATCTGCATGAAATCCGGTCATGCTTTTAATGACAACGTTTCGCGGCAGATTGCCGCTTACAGAAAAAAGCAGGAACACAAATCTCGTCATACCGTGTGTTCCCAGGAGATTAAGACAAGGAGTAAGAACATGATTACGTTAGGCATTCAAGAAATTCAAAAAATCCTTCCCCATCGTTACCCGATGCTGCTCGTTGACCGCATTGTCGAACTGGAACCGATGAAACGTGCCGTCGGCATCAAAAATATCACCTTCAATGAACCGCAGTTTATGGGACATTTCCCAAACAACCCGATTATGCCGGGCGTGCTGCTGATTGAAGCTATGGCTCAGGTCGGCGGCGTTACGCTGCTGTATCCGGAAGAAAACCGCGGCAAGATTGCTGTTTTCGGCAAGATTGACAAAGTTCGTTTCCGCCGTCCGATCAAACCGGGCGATCAGCTGGTAACGACGGCAATCATTACCAAAATCAAAGGAACTATGGGTGTAGCTCATTGTGAAGGTACTGTAGATGGAGAACCTGCCTGCGAGGGAGATTTCTTCTTTGCACTCACGGACAATAAGTAA
- the lpxA gene encoding acyl-ACP--UDP-N-acetylglucosamine O-acyltransferase has protein sequence MADSSMIHDTAIIAPGAEIGPNVKIGPYAIIGEHVKIGEGTIIHPHVVITGRTTIGKHCEFFQGASIGEVPQDLKYRGEDTATIIGDNTTIRECATVHRAVGEGNETRIGNNVLMMAYTHVAHNCIVGNNVIMSNVATLAGHVIVEDRAVIGGLTAVHQFTKIGRNCMCGGMSRINQDVPPFVIVAGNPAYVAGLNSVGISRAGISLEVRRELKKAYKILYKRGLSLADAISTMEQELNSYEEVEHFMRFLRSVERGICRATSQHSKEW, from the coding sequence ATGGCAGATTCTAGTATGATACATGATACGGCAATCATCGCACCTGGTGCTGAGATAGGTCCTAATGTAAAAATCGGCCCATATGCCATTATTGGCGAACACGTTAAAATCGGGGAAGGTACAATCATTCACCCGCACGTTGTCATTACGGGACGTACGACGATTGGTAAGCATTGTGAGTTTTTTCAGGGCGCAAGTATCGGCGAAGTCCCGCAGGATTTGAAATACCGCGGTGAAGATACGGCCACCATCATCGGTGACAATACGACGATTCGTGAATGCGCAACGGTCCACCGTGCCGTAGGGGAAGGCAATGAAACCCGTATCGGCAATAACGTGCTCATGATGGCTTATACCCATGTAGCCCATAACTGCATCGTCGGCAACAACGTGATTATGAGTAACGTGGCAACCCTTGCCGGACACGTCATTGTCGAAGACCGTGCCGTAATCGGCGGCCTGACAGCTGTTCATCAGTTCACCAAAATCGGACGCAACTGCATGTGCGGCGGCATGAGCCGGATCAATCAGGACGTACCTCCTTTTGTTATCGTAGCCGGCAACCCTGCTTACGTGGCAGGCCTCAACAGTGTCGGTATTTCCCGTGCCGGAATTTCCCTGGAAGTTCGCCGGGAACTGAAGAAAGCTTACAAGATTCTTTATAAACGCGGCCTTTCCCTGGCTGATGCTATCTCCACGATGGAACAGGAACTCAACAGCTACGAAGAAGTAGAGCATTTTATGCGCTTCCTGCGTTCCGTGGAACGTGGTATCTGCCGCGCTACGTCTCAGCACAGCAAGGAATGGTGA
- the lpxI gene encoding UDP-2,3-diacylglucosamine diphosphatase LpxI (LpxI, functionally equivalent to LpxH, replaces it in LPS biosynthesis in a minority of bacteria.), with product MTKTLGVLAGVGHLPVDVVLGAKKSGYRTVVIGLVPGTHEELPHVADVFYAINIGKVGKIFKTLQKEDVTEVTMIGKVTKEILYSGGVLVPDWQALKILMSLPDRHDDTIMNALVAKLESMNIHVMDQTLFLKDIMPKPGVLSKRKPTQEEWEDMKYGFAMAKKIGGLDIGQTVVVKNKAIMAVEAIEGTDACILRGGKLGKKAIVAKTAKPAQDHRFDVPGVGVKTMESMIASGCAGIVMEAGRTLFVEREKALKMADEHGLVVVAMSEDELN from the coding sequence ATGACGAAGACCTTGGGAGTTCTGGCCGGCGTCGGGCACCTGCCTGTGGACGTCGTCCTGGGAGCCAAAAAAAGCGGGTACCGCACGGTCGTAATCGGGCTGGTACCGGGCACCCATGAAGAGCTGCCTCACGTGGCCGATGTCTTTTATGCCATCAATATTGGTAAGGTCGGTAAAATCTTTAAAACCCTGCAGAAGGAAGACGTTACTGAAGTCACGATGATTGGCAAAGTGACGAAAGAAATCCTGTATTCGGGCGGTGTGCTTGTCCCGGACTGGCAGGCACTGAAGATTTTAATGTCACTGCCTGACCGTCATGATGATACAATCATGAATGCCCTGGTAGCCAAACTTGAGAGCATGAACATCCACGTGATGGATCAGACGCTCTTTTTGAAGGATATCATGCCTAAGCCCGGCGTCCTGAGTAAGCGGAAACCGACGCAGGAAGAATGGGAAGACATGAAATATGGCTTTGCCATGGCAAAGAAAATCGGCGGTCTTGATATCGGACAGACTGTTGTCGTGAAAAATAAGGCGATTATGGCTGTAGAAGCGATAGAAGGCACGGACGCGTGCATTTTGCGCGGCGGTAAGCTGGGTAAAAAGGCGATTGTGGCAAAGACGGCCAAACCGGCTCAGGATCATCGTTTTGATGTGCCCGGAGTGGGAGTTAAGACGATGGAGTCCATGATTGCATCCGGCTGTGCCGGTATCGTCATGGAAGCAGGGCGGACTCTTTTTGTAGAAAGGGAAAAAGCCTTGAAAATGGCCGATGAACATGGCCTTGTCGTCGTAGCCATGAGCGAAGATGAATTGAACTGA
- the lpxB gene encoding lipid-A-disaccharide synthase — protein sequence MRIFISAGEASGDMHAAALTREILAMRPDAEVFGMGGDALRAAGGEVIFDYKDHSVMGFVEVLRKLPDLFALRDAFRRVMVDWKPDIFVTVDYPDFNMRVAKIAKSLGIPVFSYIPPSAWAWRRGRAKMVAQLAAKVACIYPFAYEVYKEAGAPVEFVGNPLVDIVKPTLSREEAEKLVGKKAGHPLILLLPGSRAKELEGVLPVMLEALPLILEKEPEAEFVLEQAPSVDPQQLSAILSQTDIPIRVIKGHGYDVMSVCDAALATSGTVILECALCGLPSVICYKASPISIAIAKALVKVKYIGLPNLLAGKEILPELIQEKMTPQNMASWILRFLEPDYSKKVHQDIREAVARLGEPGAVRRTSALIIKTAEENK from the coding sequence ATGCGCATTTTCATATCGGCCGGGGAAGCCTCCGGCGACATGCACGCAGCTGCACTGACCAGGGAGATTCTTGCAATGCGGCCCGATGCCGAGGTGTTCGGCATGGGCGGGGATGCCCTCAGGGCTGCAGGCGGTGAAGTTATTTTTGATTACAAAGATCACAGTGTCATGGGGTTTGTGGAGGTACTGCGCAAACTGCCCGACCTGTTTGCACTCCGGGACGCTTTCCGCCGCGTTATGGTGGACTGGAAACCGGATATTTTTGTGACAGTCGATTACCCGGATTTTAATATGCGGGTTGCAAAAATTGCAAAATCCCTTGGTATTCCTGTCTTTTCCTATATTCCGCCGTCGGCCTGGGCCTGGCGGAGAGGCAGGGCCAAAATGGTGGCACAGCTGGCCGCCAAGGTAGCTTGCATCTATCCTTTTGCTTATGAGGTTTATAAAGAAGCGGGTGCCCCCGTGGAATTTGTCGGGAATCCGCTGGTGGATATAGTCAAACCGACGCTTTCTCGGGAGGAAGCCGAAAAACTGGTCGGGAAAAAAGCCGGCCATCCACTTATTCTGCTGCTTCCCGGAAGCCGTGCCAAGGAACTGGAGGGCGTCCTTCCGGTGATGCTGGAGGCTCTGCCTCTCATTCTGGAGAAGGAACCGGAAGCCGAGTTTGTACTGGAGCAGGCCCCTTCTGTGGATCCGCAGCAGCTCTCTGCCATTTTGTCTCAGACAGATATCCCCATCCGTGTGATTAAAGGTCACGGGTACGATGTCATGAGTGTCTGTGACGCGGCTCTTGCCACAAGCGGCACGGTGATTCTTGAATGCGCACTTTGCGGGCTGCCAAGCGTCATCTGCTACAAGGCCAGCCCAATCAGTATCGCCATTGCCAAGGCCTTGGTGAAAGTCAAGTATATTGGACTGCCGAACCTTTTGGCAGGAAAGGAAATTTTGCCGGAACTGATTCAGGAAAAAATGACGCCGCAGAACATGGCGTCCTGGATTCTTCGTTTCCTGGAGCCGGACTATTCAAAAAAAGTCCATCAGGACATCAGGGAAGCTGTTGCCCGGCTGGGAGAACCGGGAGCTGTCCGTCGTACAAGTGCGTTAATCATCAAAACTGCTGAGGAGAACAAATGA
- a CDS encoding ABC transporter ATP-binding protein/permease: protein MSLYLRILKFIRPYLFRLLCAGFCTVMCAAANLYVPWIVRDVIDKVFENKDGDLLNLIALGIVVIFFARGIFYYGQSYLMNYVGESIVIDVRSIVFRKLMTLSTHFFDKNKLGTVMSYVTNDVAALQGAMVSNSIEIITESSVLIGSVGAMVYLDWKLTLFTFCTFPIVLFFMDFFGKKIRRSGHRIQQASADITSVLQETLSATRVVKSFVREPFEIDRFNKQNKANFYANMKSAKLMGTLSPVIEFIAALGVTAIIWFGGRSVIAGDITAGSLIAFLVYAINISNPIKRIARVMGSIQKALAAAERVFYILDLKDVIPEKPDAIELPAVTGKVEFKHVSFAYNPGEMILHDVSFSAEPGQAVALVGPSGAGKSTIASLLPRFYDVTEGCILVDGIDIRDVTVASLREQVGIVPQETVLFNDTVYNNILYGRLDATREEIIAAAKAANAHDFIMQLPHGYETHLGDRGINVSGGQRQRISIARAILKNPRILILDEATSALDTESERIVQEALDRLMVGRTSFVIAHRLSTIQNADKILVLDKGRIVEEGNHEELMAKHGLYAHLHDIQFRENEVDETENADDPANADKTLEASKDSQSLQ from the coding sequence ATGAGCCTATACCTTCGAATTCTTAAATTTATCCGACCTTACCTGTTTCGCCTTCTTTGCGCCGGTTTTTGTACCGTCATGTGTGCGGCTGCCAATCTGTACGTGCCATGGATTGTCCGTGACGTCATCGATAAAGTCTTTGAAAACAAGGACGGCGATTTGCTGAACCTCATTGCTCTTGGCATTGTCGTGATTTTCTTTGCCAGAGGTATTTTCTATTATGGACAGAGTTACCTGATGAACTACGTCGGCGAGAGTATCGTCATCGACGTACGCAGCATCGTCTTCCGCAAACTGATGACGCTGAGTACCCATTTCTTTGATAAGAATAAACTTGGTACTGTCATGAGCTACGTGACAAACGACGTAGCTGCACTCCAGGGAGCCATGGTTTCCAACAGTATCGAAATCATTACCGAATCGAGTGTCCTTATCGGATCCGTAGGGGCTATGGTGTATTTGGACTGGAAACTGACACTCTTTACTTTCTGTACTTTCCCGATAGTGCTGTTCTTTATGGATTTCTTCGGAAAGAAAATCCGCCGTTCCGGACACCGTATTCAGCAAGCTTCTGCTGATATTACCTCCGTGCTGCAGGAAACCCTGTCGGCTACGCGTGTGGTGAAATCCTTTGTCCGTGAACCTTTTGAAATCGATCGTTTTAACAAACAGAACAAGGCAAACTTCTACGCCAATATGAAGAGTGCCAAGCTGATGGGAACGCTTTCCCCTGTCATTGAATTTATTGCTGCTCTCGGGGTAACGGCTATCATCTGGTTTGGCGGCCGGAGCGTTATTGCCGGGGATATTACAGCCGGTTCTTTGATTGCTTTCCTGGTATATGCAATCAACATTTCCAACCCGATCAAGAGAATTGCCCGCGTTATGGGGAGTATCCAGAAAGCCCTGGCGGCCGCAGAACGTGTCTTCTATATTCTCGACCTCAAAGATGTGATCCCGGAAAAGCCGGACGCGATTGAACTTCCGGCGGTAACCGGCAAGGTCGAATTCAAGCATGTTTCCTTTGCCTATAACCCCGGGGAAATGATCCTGCACGATGTGAGCTTTTCGGCAGAACCGGGCCAGGCCGTTGCCCTTGTCGGCCCGAGCGGTGCCGGTAAATCGACGATTGCCAGTCTGCTGCCGCGTTTTTATGACGTGACGGAAGGATGTATTTTGGTTGACGGTATTGATATCCGTGACGTGACCGTGGCTTCGCTGCGTGAACAGGTCGGTATTGTACCGCAGGAAACCGTACTCTTTAACGATACGGTGTATAACAACATCCTGTATGGACGCCTTGACGCAACCCGGGAAGAAATTATTGCTGCTGCCAAAGCAGCTAATGCCCATGATTTTATTATGCAGCTGCCTCACGGGTATGAAACCCACCTCGGTGACCGCGGTATCAACGTATCCGGCGGTCAGCGGCAGCGTATTTCCATCGCCCGCGCAATCTTAAAGAACCCTCGTATCCTGATTCTGGACGAAGCCACGTCTGCCCTTGATACGGAAAGTGAACGCATTGTACAGGAAGCCCTGGACCGCCTGATGGTCGGCAGAACCTCTTTTGTTATCGCTCACCGTCTTTCGACCATTCAGAATGCAGATAAGATTCTGGTACTTGATAAGGGCCGCATCGTAGAAGAAGGTAACCATGAGGAACTGATGGCAAAGCACGGACTCTACGCACACCTGCATGATATCCAGTTCCGCGAAAATGAAGTAGATGAAACCGAGAATGCTGATGATCCGGCAAATGCTGACAAAACTTTGGAAGCTTCCAAGGATAGCCAGAGCCTTCAGTAA
- the lpxK gene encoding tetraacyldisaccharide 4'-kinase, whose protein sequence is MMYYLYNFLAVVICIFIVLPYYTWRYFREKGFPRRFRQSMGFVRDEEIAAVAHQNCIWIHGASVGEIVATSPLVKEIRKSMPDAKILVSAVTTGGYNMAHQIIPEADAIIYFPLDMPFIAESLVKRIMPRIFMPVETELWPNFLRAVKLRRIPVMMVNGRISDKSVKSYRYLFGILADMMGSVTRFCMQSSIDAEYIAHLGAEKRRIFVTGNTKFDQTYAEVTSKDLAQYKAELGLGDDYPVIVAGSTHPTEEESLFKSFDVIRKEFPHARLIIAPRKPGRTNEITRAAEKHGLTVGLRSQLKALPNPRPFYNVVLIDTIGELGRIYAVGDAVFVGGSLIRHGGHNVLEPAAHGKPIIVGPSMSNFKDSFALLSKVGACVQIKDVPEMTDMFLKIFRDDELRKKMGEASLQVIRENRGAAVRTIKYLEELLRLTATESMVNTHYKINTRNINDEVSPKMRPGDAVTQYLMQLSHGEDNGVIDWLVLAFLRVLSVLYEAGVRLKLAAYTYHILPKTKLDCCVISIGNITVGGTGKTPTAQKVALMIQKMGYNVVILNRGYRSHWKEKIGVVSDGKKIYMTAYEAGDEAFLMAKQLPGIPVVIGKERAITGQFAVDKFNAEVIILDDGYQHWQLVRDLDVVLIDTLNMFGNGSILPRGTLREPLKNLKRASLFLLTKCDQSSPISRATLCDALHRYKPGAPIVESIHKPCDFIEIADWYKSDSSKALPLTALKGQQVMVFSAIGNPSSFEQTMAAEGLDIIEAIRYPDHHDYGMVEMQYIMERAISKKVKALVTTGKDAVKIPTEFIYLHREVPLYILDMEIQITSGQKEFEDTITAAIKKEQPEK, encoded by the coding sequence ATGATGTATTATCTGTATAATTTTCTGGCAGTGGTGATTTGTATTTTTATCGTCCTGCCCTATTATACCTGGCGGTATTTCCGGGAAAAAGGGTTTCCCCGTCGTTTCCGGCAAAGCATGGGATTTGTCCGGGATGAGGAAATTGCCGCTGTCGCTCACCAAAATTGTATATGGATTCACGGAGCTTCCGTGGGCGAAATTGTAGCTACGAGCCCGCTGGTCAAGGAAATCCGCAAATCGATGCCGGATGCTAAGATCTTGGTGTCGGCAGTTACGACAGGCGGATATAATATGGCTCATCAGATTATTCCGGAGGCGGATGCGATTATCTACTTCCCACTGGATATGCCTTTTATTGCCGAATCTCTGGTCAAACGGATTATGCCGCGTATTTTCATGCCGGTAGAAACGGAACTTTGGCCAAACTTTTTGAGGGCGGTCAAGCTCCGCAGAATTCCTGTCATGATGGTCAACGGCCGTATTTCCGATAAATCTGTGAAAAGCTACCGTTACCTCTTTGGCATTTTGGCCGATATGATGGGCAGCGTGACACGTTTTTGCATGCAGTCTTCTATCGACGCCGAATATATCGCCCACCTGGGCGCCGAAAAACGTCGTATTTTTGTGACCGGCAATACCAAGTTCGATCAGACTTATGCGGAAGTTACATCGAAAGATCTGGCACAGTATAAAGCCGAACTGGGGCTGGGCGATGACTATCCTGTCATCGTGGCAGGCAGCACTCATCCGACGGAAGAAGAATCACTTTTTAAGAGTTTTGATGTCATCCGTAAGGAATTCCCGCATGCACGTCTTATTATTGCTCCGAGAAAACCGGGACGGACCAATGAAATAACCCGTGCTGCCGAAAAACACGGCCTTACGGTGGGACTTCGCTCTCAATTGAAAGCGCTGCCGAATCCACGTCCTTTTTACAACGTAGTTCTCATTGATACCATCGGTGAACTGGGCCGCATTTATGCGGTCGGCGATGCTGTCTTTGTCGGTGGCAGCCTCATCCGTCACGGCGGCCATAACGTATTGGAACCGGCAGCGCATGGTAAACCGATCATCGTAGGACCGAGCATGTCAAACTTTAAGGATTCCTTCGCCCTCCTCAGCAAAGTCGGTGCTTGCGTACAGATTAAAGATGTTCCGGAAATGACGGATATGTTCCTGAAAATCTTCCGGGATGATGAGCTGCGCAAAAAAATGGGCGAGGCGTCTCTTCAGGTAATCCGCGAAAATCGCGGTGCCGCTGTCCGTACTATCAAGTATCTGGAAGAACTCCTGAGGCTGACGGCTACGGAAAGTATGGTGAATACGCACTACAAAATTAATACACGTAATATTAATGACGAAGTTTCGCCGAAAATGCGGCCCGGCGATGCCGTGACCCAGTATCTGATGCAGCTTTCTCATGGCGAAGACAATGGAGTAATCGACTGGCTTGTCCTTGCTTTTTTGAGAGTGCTTTCAGTGCTTTATGAAGCAGGCGTGCGACTGAAACTTGCTGCCTATACGTATCATATTCTTCCAAAGACGAAACTTGATTGCTGTGTTATCAGTATCGGTAACATTACTGTTGGTGGCACGGGCAAGACGCCTACGGCTCAGAAGGTAGCTCTCATGATCCAGAAAATGGGTTATAATGTAGTTATCCTGAACCGTGGTTATCGTTCCCATTGGAAAGAAAAAATTGGCGTTGTTTCTGATGGTAAGAAAATTTATATGACGGCTTATGAAGCTGGTGACGAAGCTTTCCTGATGGCCAAGCAATTGCCTGGAATTCCGGTTGTTATCGGTAAGGAACGTGCGATTACCGGCCAATTTGCCGTGGATAAATTTAATGCCGAAGTGATTATCCTCGATGACGGCTATCAGCATTGGCAGCTGGTTCGTGACCTTGATGTGGTGCTTATCGATACCCTGAATATGTTCGGCAACGGCAGCATCTTACCGCGTGGTACGCTGCGTGAGCCGCTGAAGAACTTGAAACGTGCCAGCTTGTTCCTTTTGACGAAGTGTGACCAGAGTTCCCCGATTTCCAGAGCAACGCTCTGCGATGCCCTGCATCGGTATAAACCAGGCGCTCCTATTGTGGAAAGTATCCACAAACCTTGTGACTTTATTGAAATTGCCGATTGGTATAAGAGCGATTCTTCGAAGGCACTGCCGCTTACTGCCTTGAAAGGGCAGCAGGTGATGGTATTCTCGGCTATCGGCAATCCATCTTCTTTCGAACAAACAATGGCGGCCGAAGGCCTCGATATCATCGAAGCTATCCGCTATCCGGACCATCATGATTACGGCATGGTGGAAATGCAGTATATTATGGAAAGAGCCATCAGCAAGAAGGTGAAGGCTCTTGTAACAACGGGGAAGGATGCTGTCAAGATTCCAACAGAATTCATTTATCTGCACAGAGAAGTACCTCTGTACATCCTGGACATGGAAATCCAAATTACAAGCGGACAGAAAGAATTTGAAGACACTATTACTGCCGCAATTAAAAAGGAGCAACCAGAGAAATGA
- the kdsB gene encoding 3-deoxy-manno-octulosonate cytidylyltransferase gives MKILCVIPARYSSTRLPGKPLAMIAGKTMIQRVYERAAQATKPDEVLVATDDERIKEAVEGFGGKAMMTAATHPSGTDRLAEVALSYDQMDVIINVQGDEPMIPPTLIDELCQAFEDNPQLQMATAKTLMQPEDYNNPNAVKVVTDQSGYALYFSRSLMPYPRYKTADYKVYKHIGIYAYRRDFLLKFAALLPTTLEQIEGLEQLRALENGTRIKVLTTDFQGIGIDTQDDLDRANKVFAEMEAEKAAKEAAAEKAAQGGTEKE, from the coding sequence ATGAAAATCTTATGTGTGATTCCGGCCAGATATAGTTCTACCCGCCTGCCCGGAAAACCGTTGGCCATGATAGCGGGTAAGACGATGATTCAGCGCGTTTATGAACGAGCTGCGCAGGCTACGAAACCGGACGAAGTCCTTGTAGCGACCGACGATGAAAGAATTAAGGAGGCCGTAGAAGGATTTGGCGGCAAGGCCATGATGACAGCTGCCACTCATCCCAGCGGGACGGATCGCCTTGCAGAAGTAGCTCTGAGCTATGATCAGATGGATGTCATTATCAATGTACAGGGGGATGAACCGATGATTCCTCCGACTTTGATTGATGAACTTTGCCAGGCTTTTGAAGACAATCCTCAGTTGCAGATGGCAACGGCAAAGACATTGATGCAGCCTGAGGACTATAACAATCCGAATGCGGTCAAAGTTGTGACGGATCAAAGTGGGTATGCGCTGTATTTTTCACGCAGCCTCATGCCGTATCCGCGCTATAAGACCGCTGATTATAAGGTGTATAAACATATCGGCATTTACGCTTACCGTCGTGATTTTTTGCTCAAATTTGCCGCACTCCTGCCGACGACGCTTGAACAAATCGAAGGCCTGGAGCAACTCAGAGCACTCGAGAACGGTACGCGCATCAAGGTGCTGACAACTGATTTCCAAGGTATTGGCATTGATACTCAGGATGATCTGGATAGAGCCAATAAAGTGTTCGCTGAGATGGAAGCGGAAAAAGCAGCCAAGGAAGCCGCTGCCGAGAAAGCTGCTCAGGGCGGCACAGAAAAGGAGTAA